Genomic window (Kosakonia sp. BYX6):
GCCGGATGACGGTTCAATCATTCCCGCCAGCATTTTTGCCAGTGTCGATTTCCCGGATCCGTTTTCGCCAATAATCGCCAGCGTTTGTCTTTCCCGCAAAGTGAAACTGAGCGGTTTCACCGCTTCGACCGTTTGGCGGCGAAACCAGCCGGTACGGTAGCGGAAGGTTTTGCTCAGATTGCGGACTTCAAGCAAGGTTTCGACCATTTCACTCACTCTCCATGTTCAGCGGGAAATGGCAGGCGTACAGATGGTTTCTCGCTCCGGTAAGCCGTGGTTTTTCAATGCATTTACGCTGCGCGTAAGGGCAGCGCGGCCCCAGGCGGCAGCCGATCGGTAACTGCTCCAGCAGCGGAATCGCGCCCGGCATGGTGTTCAGTCGGCTTTTATGCGGCATCGCGCTGCCAAAATCCGGTATCGCGCGGATCAGCGCCTGGGTATACGGGTGATGCGGCGTGCTGATCAGTTCTTCACTCGGCGCGGTTTCCACTGTCTGGCCGCAATACATCACGTTGATGCGATCCGCCCATTTGCTCAGCATCTGCAAATCATGGCTGATCAGCATAATCGTGGTGTTGTTGTTCTGGTTGAGACGGTCGAGCAGGCGGAAAATTTGCGCCTGCGTGGTCGGCTCCATTGCGTTAGTGGGTTCATCGGCAATCAGCAGACGCGGCTGGTTGGCCAGCGCGATGGCAATCATCACTTTCTGGCATTCACCTTCCGTCAGTTCATAGGGAAAACTGCGCATCGCGTCTTTATGATCTTTGATGCCAACGCGGTGCAAAAGCTCGATGGCGCGGCGTTTGCGCCAACCAAAGCGCTGCCACCAGTTGCCTTTCCACGTCCAGCCGGGAATATTTTGCGTCAGTTGTTTGCCAACGCGCTCCGAAGGATCGAGACAGGATTGCGGCTCCTGGAAAATCATCGACACGTTATGGCCCAGCAGCTTGCGCCGCTCACGGGCAGACAGGCGCAACAAATCGATATCATCGAAGCGCATACGGTCGGCGGTGACGCGCCAGTTATCTTTGGTGACGCCACAAATCGCTTTAGCAATCAAACTTTTGCCAGAGCCGGACTCACCGACCAGACCGCGAATCTCACCTTCCGCCAGCGTCAGGCTGACACGATCGACCGCTTTAACCCACTCTTCGCCGGTTTTGACTTCAATCGTCAGGTTACGGATATCAAGCAGCGGCATTATTCCACCCCCGCCGTAATTGCGCGGCGAATACCGTCGCCCAGTACATTGACCAGCAACACGCTAATCATAATGGCCGCACCCGGCAGCATCACCGTCCACGGCGCAACATAAATCAGCTCCAGCGCGTCGCCGAGCATTGCTCCCCATTCCGGGGAAGGAAGCTGCGCACCGAGATCAAGAAAGCCGAGCGCGGCGATATCCAGAATCGCCATCGATAGCGCACGGGTAATTTCCGTCACCATGCCGGCAGTAATATTCGGCAAAATCGCGAACCACAAAATGTTCAGCGTTGATGCGCCATCGAGGCGGGCAGCAACCACATACTCTTTTTCCAGTTCGTCATGCACCATGCTGTAAACCGAACGCACCATGCGCGGCAATAATGCCAGCCAGACGGCAAACATTGCATGGGTTAGATGCGGGCCAGCAAAGGCCACAATAATAATCGCCAACAGAAGTGTCGGCAGGGAGAGCAGCGTATCGAGAATATGGTTCAGCACCGCCGAGCGCAGGCCATGCGTCGCCCCGGCGAACACGCCAAGCGCCAGGCCGAACAGCGTCGCCGCCAGCGTGACAACAAACGCGCCACCGACCGTTGGCGCCGCGCCGCTCAGCAAGCGGCTTAACACATCGCGGCCTAAATCGTCGGTACCGAGGAAAAACGACACATCGCCATAGCGCGACCAGGACGGCGGCAAAAGCTGATAGCCGAGGAATTGCTGATCGATGCCATACGGGGCAAACCAGTGCCCGAAAACGCACAGCAGCAGTAACGCGCTACAGCCATACAGGCCGATCATCGCGGTGGTATCGCCATAGAATCTGCGCCACGCGGTTCGCAGCGCGCCGGGCAGGCGTTTTTCGCTGTAGACGCTATCGTAAGGCATACCATTCCTTATGTTTCAACGGGTTCGCCAGCGCACCCAGGATATCGGACAGCACATTGACAATAATGACCAACGAACCGATGACCATCACACCGGCGGAAATCGCCGCGTAATCCTGCTGGCGGATGGCGTTGATCAACCAACGGCCCAACCCTGGCCAGCTAAAGACCATTTCGGTGATCATCGCCAGCGTCAGCATGGTGGAAAATTGCAGCCCGAGACGCGGAATAACCGGCGGCAGGGCATTGTGTAAAACATGGCGGCGCAAAATCGTCAGCCGGGAAAGACCGCGCGTGGCTGCTGCTTTAATATAGTTTTTATCGAACACGTCAATGGTGCTGATGCGCATCAGGCGGATCACTTCCGTGGTTGGCGCAACCGCCAGCGTCACTACCGGCAAAACGACGTGGCGCAGGGCGCTGATGATCATCTCCTCGCGCCACGGTGAGTCAGAAAGCCAGGCGTCAATCAGTGAAAAACCGGTCACCGTTTTCACTTCGTAAAGCAGATCGAAACGCCCGGATACCGGCAGCCAGCCGAGATTGAGCGAGAAAAACAGTGTTAGCAGCAGTGCCAGCCAGAACACCGGAATCGAAAAACCGAGCAGTGCCACCGCGCTGACCAGTTTGTCCTGCCATTTTCCGCGCATCACGCCGGCCAGCATGCCAACCGGGATGCCGACCAGCAATGCGGAACCAAATGCCAGAATGCACAGTTCCATCGTCGCGGGGAAGACCTCTTTCAACTGCTCGGAAATCAATTGGCCGTTGATGCTGGAAACGCCAAAATCCCAATGCAGCAGACCGGTAAACCAGAACACCCAGGCATTCCACAGCGTCGCGCCTTGCAATGGCGCATGTGGCGTAAAGTAGCTCAGGCTAAAGCCAACGAAGGTCAGTAAAAACAGCGTGACCAGAAGCAGCAGCAAACGACGCAGGGTAAAGATAATCATGGCGGTGACACCTCTTGTTTTTCCCGCGAGACACCGGCGAACGAGGCGCTGCCAAACGGGCTGAGCACCAGGCCTTTAATATCGTAGCGATACGCCTGCAAACGCAGGGAGGAGGCCAGCGGCAACACCGGCAATTCGCGCGCGAGGATTTGCTGCGCTTCGTCATAATCATCAATACGTGCGGCAAGCTGCTGGGAAGCCAGTGCTTTTTGCAATACGTCATCGAACCCGCGGTCGCACCAGTGCGCAAAATTGGTCTGCGAATTAATCGCGGCACAGCTCAGCATCGGGCGGAAGAAACTGTCCGGGTCGTTACTGTCGGTGGCCCAGCCAGCCAGAGTTAAGTCGTGGTTCATGTCCATCAAGCGTGCTTCCTGGAAACGGCCTTCCACCGGCACGATGATCACTTTCACGCCGACTTGCGCCATGTCCGCCTGGATAAGCTCGGCGGTTTTCAGCGGGCTTGGGTTCCACGCTTGCGAACTGGTGGGCACCCACAATTGCAGCGTCAAATTCTCCAGCCCCAGCGCTTTCAGGCGTTCACGCGCTTTTGCCGGATCATACTCGGTAATTTTCGCTTCATTGTCATACGCCCAGGAGGCGCGCGGCAGGATAGACGCCGCGGTTTCTGCGGTGCCGTAATAGATGGATTGCATCAGGCGCTGATTATTGATCGACAACGCCAGCGCGTGGCGGACTTCCGGGTTATTCAGCGGCGGTTTGTTGGTGTTAAACGCCAGATAAGCGATGTTCATGCCGGGGCGTAGCGTCAGGCGCAAACGCGGGTCGTCGCGCAAAATTGTCAACTGGCTGGCGGCAGGCCAGGCCAGCACGTCGCATTCGCCAGTTAACAGTTTCGATAAACGCCCGGTTCCGCCAGAACCCAAATCAACAACCACTTGTTGCATCAACGGCTTACCGCGCCAGAATTTTTCGTGACGTTGTAACCGAATATATTGACCTGCGCTGTATTCATCGAGTTGATAAGGGCCGGTGCCGATCGGCTGGCGATCAATCAATTCCTGACGGTCTTTTTGCGCCAGTTGTTCGGCATACTCGGCAGACATAACCGAAGCATAGTGTGTGGCGAGGTGCCATAAAAATGACGCATCCGGTTTTTTCAGGCGAAACTCGACGGTGCGGTTATCCAGCTTACGTACGCTGTCGACGGAATCGGCGAATTGCAGGCTATCAAAATAGGGGAAATTACTGCCGTTAACGTTATGCCACGGATGATTGCGATTGAAGATGCGCTGGAAGGTAAACACCACATCGTCGGCATTCAGTGTGCGATGCGGGGTAAACCACGGTGTGCTCTGGAAATTGACGCCATCGCGCAGACGAAAACGGTAGGTTGCGCCGTTATCCAGCACGTCCCAGCTTTCCGCCAGTTCGGGCACCAGCCGGTAGGTATAAGGATCGACATCCAGCAAGCGGTCGTATAGCTGCGCCGCCAACGTATCGACAATCAGCCCGCTGCTCGCTTTTTGCGGGTTAAACGTATCCACCTGGCCACTGACGCAATAGACAAAGCCGCTATCGCGAATATCCGCAATCGGCGCAGGCGAGGGAGCCGCCTGGGCAATACCCGCCGCCAGGCTTGCGCTCAATAACAGGGAAGAGAAAACCAGACGCATGATTTATTCAACGATTTTAAATTCATGTGCAAAGTGTATCGCACTTAACCTGGCTTCGTACAAATGTCTGCTAACGACTGCTGTTATTGTCGGCGATTTCAACTGATTTGATGTTTTTTCAGCAGCGCGCGCAACTGGTGATAGGTCAGCCCTAATAATTCCGCCGCCCGTTTTTGGTTGTATTTCGCCTGTTGCAGACTGGTTTGCAGCAAT
Coding sequences:
- the sapD gene encoding putrescine export ABC transporter ATP-binding protein SapD — its product is MPLLDIRNLTIEVKTGEEWVKAVDRVSLTLAEGEIRGLVGESGSGKSLIAKAICGVTKDNWRVTADRMRFDDIDLLRLSARERRKLLGHNVSMIFQEPQSCLDPSERVGKQLTQNIPGWTWKGNWWQRFGWRKRRAIELLHRVGIKDHKDAMRSFPYELTEGECQKVMIAIALANQPRLLIADEPTNAMEPTTQAQIFRLLDRLNQNNNTTIMLISHDLQMLSKWADRINVMYCGQTVETAPSEELISTPHHPYTQALIRAIPDFGSAMPHKSRLNTMPGAIPLLEQLPIGCRLGPRCPYAQRKCIEKPRLTGARNHLYACHFPLNMESE
- the sapC gene encoding putrescine export ABC transporter permease SapC, translated to MPYDSVYSEKRLPGALRTAWRRFYGDTTAMIGLYGCSALLLLCVFGHWFAPYGIDQQFLGYQLLPPSWSRYGDVSFFLGTDDLGRDVLSRLLSGAAPTVGGAFVVTLAATLFGLALGVFAGATHGLRSAVLNHILDTLLSLPTLLLAIIIVAFAGPHLTHAMFAVWLALLPRMVRSVYSMVHDELEKEYVVAARLDGASTLNILWFAILPNITAGMVTEITRALSMAILDIAALGFLDLGAQLPSPEWGAMLGDALELIYVAPWTVMLPGAAIMISVLLVNVLGDGIRRAITAGVE
- the sapB gene encoding putrescine export ABC transporter permease SapB gives rise to the protein MIIFTLRRLLLLLVTLFLLTFVGFSLSYFTPHAPLQGATLWNAWVFWFTGLLHWDFGVSSINGQLISEQLKEVFPATMELCILAFGSALLVGIPVGMLAGVMRGKWQDKLVSAVALLGFSIPVFWLALLLTLFFSLNLGWLPVSGRFDLLYEVKTVTGFSLIDAWLSDSPWREEMIISALRHVVLPVVTLAVAPTTEVIRLMRISTIDVFDKNYIKAAATRGLSRLTILRRHVLHNALPPVIPRLGLQFSTMLTLAMITEMVFSWPGLGRWLINAIRQQDYAAISAGVMVIGSLVIIVNVLSDILGALANPLKHKEWYALR
- the sapA gene encoding ABC transporter substrate-binding protein SapA, coding for MRLVFSSLLLSASLAAGIAQAAPSPAPIADIRDSGFVYCVSGQVDTFNPQKASSGLIVDTLAAQLYDRLLDVDPYTYRLVPELAESWDVLDNGATYRFRLRDGVNFQSTPWFTPHRTLNADDVVFTFQRIFNRNHPWHNVNGSNFPYFDSLQFADSVDSVRKLDNRTVEFRLKKPDASFLWHLATHYASVMSAEYAEQLAQKDRQELIDRQPIGTGPYQLDEYSAGQYIRLQRHEKFWRGKPLMQQVVVDLGSGGTGRLSKLLTGECDVLAWPAASQLTILRDDPRLRLTLRPGMNIAYLAFNTNKPPLNNPEVRHALALSINNQRLMQSIYYGTAETAASILPRASWAYDNEAKITEYDPAKARERLKALGLENLTLQLWVPTSSQAWNPSPLKTAELIQADMAQVGVKVIIVPVEGRFQEARLMDMNHDLTLAGWATDSNDPDSFFRPMLSCAAINSQTNFAHWCDRGFDDVLQKALASQQLAARIDDYDEAQQILARELPVLPLASSLRLQAYRYDIKGLVLSPFGSASFAGVSREKQEVSPP